From one Misgurnus anguillicaudatus chromosome 2, ASM2758022v2, whole genome shotgun sequence genomic stretch:
- the LOC129441590 gene encoding macrophage mannose receptor 1-like: MGSYTERAVFVKHQRGAVTAVMNMSLFVLLLLSGLLCSASGLWREYQYINISMTWTQAQSYCRHRFTDLATVETMDDVNRMVYLVNETDGYRGLVWIGLQTSIQSNWVWSNGEENISYIPWYPGQPTIYRCASFLNYYWYSFHCGTTFPFACYNESTRYIRIYIWKNWTDAQSYCRRYYTDLATIHNSQEQQQIRAVVGDGFYWMGLYIEFWQWSDQWNLTFRNWEAGHPFISSGDCVAMSTIDSGKWVQDICYQMYNFICYGEDRLFQRQIVRLNFSNVENLNLNDPSLQTTILNKMNEKLKSAGLKFTYISWKMDLGGEVFHLNSKRAVNSSTTCDANVPLEN; this comes from the exons ATGGGATCCTACACTGAG CGTGCAGTGTTTGTGAAACATCAGCGAGGAGCTGTGACAGCAGTTATGAACATGAGTTTGTTTGTGCTGCTTCTGCTGTCAG GACTTCTGTGCAGTGCTTCTGGTCTTTGGCGAGAGTATCAGTACATAAACATAAGTATGACATGGACACAAGCTCAGAGTTACTGTAGACATAGATTCACTGATCTGGCTACTGTAGAGACAATGGATGATGTGAACAGGATGGTATATTTAGTGAATGAAACCGATGGGTACAGAGGATTAGTATGGATTGGACTGCAAACAAGTATACAGAGCAATTGGGTTTGGTCAAATGGAGAAGAAAACATTTCATACATTCCATGGTACCCAGGACAACCTACTATATACCGTTGTGCTTCATTTCTCAATTATTATTGGTACAGTTTTCATTGTGGAACCACATTTCCTTTTGCCTGCTACAATG AAAGCACTAGATACATTAGAATATATATATGGAAAAACTGGACAGATGCTCAGAGTTACTGCAGACGGTATTACACTGATCTGGCCACTATACACAACTCTCAAGAGCAGCAACAGATACGTGCAGTTGTTGGAGATGGTTTTTACTGGATGGGTCTGTACATAGAATTTTGGCAGTGGTCTGATCAGTGGAACCTCACCTTTAGAAACTGGGAAGCAGGACATCCATTCATAAGTTCTGGTGACTGTGTTGCCATGTCAACAATTGATTCTGGTAAATGGGTTCAAGACATCTGTTACCAAATGTACAATTTTATCTGCTATGGAG AGGACAGGTTATTTCAAAGACAGATTGTCAGACTGAACTTCTCCAATGTTGAAAATCTGAACTTGAATGATCCTTCTTTACAGACTACCATTCTGAATAAG ATGAATGAAAAGCTAAAGAGTGCTGGGCTGAAATTCACATACATAAGCTGGAAAATGGATCTAGGTGGAGAGGTGTTTCATCTCAACAGCAAACGTGCAGTGAATTCAAGTACTACATGTGATGCGAACGTTCCACTTGAAAATTAA